Sequence from the Streptomyces sp. NBC_00440 genome:
CCGAACGGGCTGCCGCAGCGCCGCAGCCGTCTCCGTTCGTCCTTCGGGTCCGAACAGGCCGTGGTGCCCGCCCCGGCGCCCGAGCCCGACCCGTACACGCCCCGGGCGCCCGAGGAGACGCAGCAACCGGAGAAGGAGGAGCCCCAGCCGGGAATCTGGCTGGAGGCCTTCACCAAGGCGGCCAACGGAGTGCCGCAGGAGCCGTCGGCCGTCGGAGAGTCCGGCGAACCATGGGACAAGGGGGACCTGGCGTGATTCAGCAACTGGGCAGCATGGACTGGATGCTCAAGGAGCTGGCCGACGGGGTCCCCGGGATCCAGCAGATCGTGGTGCTCTCGGCGGACGGCCTGCGGATCGCCCGGCACGGCGGTGACCCCGACGGCGCGGACCGGCTCGCCGCTGCCTGCGCCGGGCTCCAGAGCCTGGCAGCCGCGGTCGCCACCGAGATCCCGGACAGCGACGGCCGGATGCGGCTCGTCGTCATCGAGATCACCGGGGGGTTCTTCTATCTGATGGCCGCGGGCACCGGCTCCTATCTCGCCGTCCTCACCGACGAACGGGTCGAAGCGGGCCTGGTCGGCGCGCAGATGCGCGACATGGTGGTACGGATCGGAGCTCATCTGGCCAGCCCGCCGCGGCACGACGGGAAGGCCGGATGAATTCGCCGCCCCGCAGAGAACGCCGGAAGGCGGAGCCGGACTCGGGGGACCCGGAACGGCTCTATGTGATCACCGGCGGGCCGGACGGCGGCGAACGGGCCCCCCTCGACCTGGTCACCATCGTGGTGTCCCGGGCCGAGCCGTCCCCGACCGTCCAGCCGGAACAGGCCGCGATCGTACGGCTGTGCAAGTCGCCGTTGTCCGTGGCCGAGATCTCCGCCTATCTGCGCCTGCCGTTCAGCGTGGTGACCGCGCTGCTGACCGATCTCCTCGCGGCCGAACTCGTCGAGTCGCGCGCGCCCATCGTCCGCGCGGCGCTGCCGGACAGGGCCCTTCTCGAAGCGGTGATGCATGGACTCCAGAAGCTCTGACACGATCGCAGGCCCCAGGAGGGAAGACGTACTGCCCGACACGGCCACGGCCGCGGTCAAGATCGTGATCGTGGGCGGGTTCGGGGTCGGCAAGACGACGATGGTGCGTTCGGTGAGCGAGATCCGCCCGCTGACCACCGAGGAGACGATGACCCAGGCCGGGGTCGGAGTCGACGACAACTCCGGTGTGGAGAGCAAGACCGCCACCACAGTGGCGATGGACTTCGGCCGGATCAGCATCAGCGAACAGCTTGTGCTCTACCTCTTCGGCACCCCCGGCCAGGAGCGCTTCTGGTTCCTGTGGAACGGCCTCTTCGAGGGCGCGCTCGGCGCCGTCGTGCTGGTCGACACCCGCAGGCTGGAGGTCAGCTTCGATGTGATCGGCAGGCTGGAGGAGCGCGGCGTGCCGTTCATCGTCGCCATCAACACCTTCCCCGACGCGCCCCGCCACCGCCTGGAGGCGCTGCGGGCCGCGCTCGACCTGCCCGACGAGGTCCCGATCGTGGACTGCGACGCGCGGCAGCGCGCCTCCAGCCGCGACACCCTGATGGCCCTCATGCGCTATCTGCACTCCCTCGCCATGCGGCGTGCCTAGGCCGTACCGGCCGTACCGTCCCCGTCCGTACGTATTGGAGTGACCGTGACAACCCCCTTCGACCACCAGCCCGGCACCGGCGCGGCAGTCCCGCCTCCGCAGTGCCCGGCCCACGGGCTCGGGCCCGGCGGGCTGCGGCGGCTGTACGGGACCGAGGCCGAGCAGGACCCGATGGGCCTGTACGAGAAGCTGCGCGCCGAGCACGGCCCGGTGGCACCCGTGCTGCTGCACGGCGACGTCCCCGCCTGGCTGGTGCTCGGCCACAGCGAGAACCTGTACATGACCCGTACGCCCTCGCTCTTCTCGCGTGACTCACGCCGCTGGCGCGCCCTCCAGGACGGCACGGCGGCCCCCGACCACCCGCTCGCGCCGGTCTTCACCTGGCAGCCGATCTGTGTCTTCGCCGACGGCGCCGAACACGAGCGGCTGCGCGGCGCGGTCACCGACGCGATGTCGCACATCGACACCCGCAGCACCCGCCGCTTCATCAACCGCTACAGCAACCGGCTGGTCAACGACTTCTGCCAGGACGGCAAGGCCGATCTCGTCAGCCGGTTCGCCGAACATCTGCCGATGATGGTGATGTGCCAGATCCTCGGTATGCCCGAGGAGTACAGCGAACGGCTGGTGCAGGCCGCCCGCGACATGATCAAGGGCACCGAGACCGCCATCGTGAGCAACGCCTTCGTGATGGCCGCGCTCAACCGGCTGGTCGCCCAGCGCAGATCAGTGCCGCGGGAGGACTTCGCCAGCCGGCTGATCACGCACCCCGCCGGGCTCACCGACGACGAGGTGAGCCAGCACATGCGGCTGGTGCTCATCGCCGCGTACGAGACCACCGCGAACCTCATCGCCAATGTGCTGCGCATGGTCCTCACCGACCCGCGGTTCAGGGCCCAGTTGAGCGGCGGTCATATGACGGTGCCCGAGGCGGTCGAGCAGACGCTGTGGGACGAACCGCCCTTCACCACGATCCTCGGCCGCTGGGCGGTCGGCGACACCGAACTGGGCGGCCAGCAGATCAAGGGGGGCGACGCCCTCGTGGTCGGGATCGCGGCCGCCAACATCGACCCGGTCGTCCGCCCCGACCCGAACGCCTCCATGCAGGGCAACCGGGCCCATCTGGCCTTCAGCGGCGGGGCACACGAGTGTCCCGGGCAGGACATCGGACGCGCCATCGCCGATGTCGGCGTCGACGCGCTGCTGATGCGGCTCCCCGATGTGGAACTGGCCCTGGAGGAACACGAACTGAGCTGGACCGGCTCGCTGATGTCCCGTCATCTGGACCGGCTGCCCGTGACGTTCGCGCCGCGACCGCCGCAGGACATCATGGTCGCGCCGTCCCCCGCGGCGATGCCGCCGCCCCGCGCCGACTGGGAGGTCACCTCGCACGCGCCGGCCGCGCCGCCCGTCGTACCGCAGCCCGCGCCACCGGCCCGGGCGACGCCCGTGGGGACGCCGCCGCCCGCCGCGGCGGTACCGGCCCAGCGCGGCTCGGCACCGAAGCGGCTCTGGCGGGCCCTGACCAGCTGGTGGCGCGGCTACTGACCGTCGTCCAGCTGGTCCCACCACCAGGAGATCGACGGCAGGGGAAGCGGGTCCTGGTCCACCACGGCCGGGAGCCGCTTCCACCAGCCGTCGGGCCCGGCGGCCGGTGCGCCCGGCACGGTGTACCGGGGGCAGACCGAGGCCCAGTCGAGGTGGCCGCGCACGAACTGGCCCAAACCGTTGACGTACTGCCGGAGTTGGGGCCCGGCGTCCCGGAGCGCGCGCTCCCGCAGCCGCATGAAGAGCACCATCACCCGGTCGCGCATCACCACGGCCTCCTGCTGGGCGCGGAGTGCGTCGATGCCGTACTCCTGGGCCAGTACGTCGATCAGGTTCAGATCGTCGTCGGCCCGCAGGAGTTCCTTGTTGCGGGAGTAGAGGTCGTTGTCCCAGCTGACCAGCGTCCAGGCCATCTCGGTCAGCGCGCGTATCCGGGGATCGTCCAGTTCCTCGTCGGCGAGCGTCAGCCCTCCGGCGATCTCGATCATCGCGGTGGAGGGGGCCATCCCTATGGCCCGCATCCAGAGGGTGACGTAGTCGTCCAGTGAGGGGAGGCCGGGGCTGCTGCGCCAGGACGCCTCCCAGACGAGCCCGGAGGTGTAGACGCGCATGGCCTCGGTCCAGCGACGCAGCTGGACCGGCGTCGCATGGCGGGCGAGGTCGAGCCTGATCGACCGCAGCGCGGCCGTGCGCGCGGACTCGCCGGACGAAGGGGCCGCGTACGGGGCCTCGACCGCGCGCATGATGCGGCCGGTCTCCTGGGCGAGCAGACCGGCGGTCGCGTAGGACTCGTCGCACAGTCCGTCGTCGAGCGAGAACAGCACGGCGTGCAACCGGGCCATCAGAGTCAGTGGCTCGATCCATCCGTACGGCATGGTCGATGCGGTGAGACCACCGAAGTCGCAGAGGGTGAGACGGCGGCGCTGCTGCTCGTCGGTGTCCATGTGCTGCTGCAGCATCCAGCGTACGGTCGCCTCATTGAGCGAGGCCGCCGCGGGGTGCGTGCCGGGTGGCACCGGGCAGTAGAAAGGCGCTGCTGGGAGCTGCTGAACCAGCCGCTGCTGCGGGGCGATGGTCATGATCAGCCTCCAAGTGCGGAATGCCTGACGATGCGCTGGAGCATATACGCCCACGCCCGATCGTTGTTTACCTTACAACTACCAGACGGGTGGCCTCAATTGATCAATAATTGTCTTGAATCGAATCTAGCGCAGGTGTGTTCCGCGGTCGATGGTCTGTGACCGGAGAGAGGAAGCCCCGTATGACCCGCACCGCCCCCAGAACCGTCCAACTGCGCGCAGCAGGTGTGGGTCTGGTCGTCGACCTGTCCGCGCCGCTGCCCCGGATCCTGCACTGGGGTGAGGATCTGGGCGCACTCACCAACGAGGAATGCGCCGCGCTCGCACTCACCGCCGACGGCGCCGCGCTCCACAACGCCCTGGACGAACCACGGCAGTTCACGGTCTGGCCCACCGAGGCCGACGGCTGGTCGGGTACCCCTGCCCACCAGGGTCATCTGGCAGGCATCGCCACCACGCCGAAGCCCCGTTTCGTCGCTGCCGAGGAGAGCGACGGTGAACTGGTCGTCCGCCTCACCGAGGACGGCGCGGGCCTCGACCTCACCCTCACCTACCGGCTGGACCGCTCAGGGGTGCTGGCGGTACGGACCACGGTCGCCCGGCGGCCTGACGCGGACCCCGTTCCGTACGACCTCAGCGGTGTCACCACCCTGCTGCCGCTGCCGCGCAGGGCCTCGGAGATCCTCGACTTCACCGGCCGGTGGTGCCGCGAACGGTCCCCGCAGCGCAGGCCGCTCGGGCACGGCAGCCACGTACGGGAGCAGCGCCGGGGCAGGACCGGCCAGGACGCCCCGTACCTGCTCACCGCCGGGGTGCCGGGCTTCGCATTCCGCACCGGCGAGGTGTGGGGCGTCCATATCGGCTGGAGCGGTAATCAGCGCTGGCTGGCCGAGCGGCTGCCCGAGGGCGCCGGGGCGCACGCCGCCGTGCTCGGCGGCGGGGAACTGCTCGCGCCGGGGGAGATACGCCTGGCGCCGGGGGAGACGTACACCTCGCCGGTCTGCTGGTTCAGCTGGTCCGGCACCGGGCTCGACGGGCTCGCCGACCGTTTCCACGCGCTGCTCAGGGCACGTCCCTCGCATCCGGTGACGCCGCGCCCGCTGACCCTGAACAGCTGGGAGGCCGTGTACTTCGACCACCGGCCCGAGCGTCTTGTCGCCCTCGCCGACCTGGCCGCCGACATCGGCGTGGAGCGGTTCGTGCTGGACGACGGCTGGTTCCTCGGCCGCCGGGACGACACCGCGGGGCTGGGGGACTGGACCGTCGACACCGCGGTGTGGCCCGACGGGCTGACGCCGCTCGCCGACCGGGTGCACGCGCGCGGTATGCAGTTCGGGCTCTGGGTCGAGCCGGAGATGGTCAACCTCGAATCGGAGCTGGCCCGCGCCCACCCCGGGTGGATCCTCGGGCCGAGCGCCGGACTGGGTCCCGGCTCCCGCCATCAGTACGGCCTCAACATCGGGCATCCCGAGGCATGGGCGTATCTGCTCACATCGCTCGACGCGATCGTCACGCGGTACTCCGTCGACTATCTGAAATGGGACCACAACCGGGACCTGCACGAAGCCGTCCAGCGGTCGGCGGACGGCCGTGACCGTCCGGGCGTGCACGCGCAGACCGAGGCGCTGTACCGGCTGCTCGACGCACTCAGGGAACGGCACCCCGGTCTTGAGATCGAGAGCTGCTCCAGCGGCGGGGCCCGCGTCGACCTGGGGGTCCTGGCCCGTACGGACCGGGTGTGGGCCTCGGACTGCAACGACCCCGTCGAGCGCCAGGCCATCCAGCGCTGGACCGGCCAGCTGCTGCCGCCCGAGCTGATCGGCTCGCATGTCGGCGAGGCCCGCAGCCACACCACAGGGCGGATCACGGACAGCTCCTTCCGGCTGCTCACCGCGCTGTTCGCCCACGCCGGAATCGAGCGGGACCTCGGTGCCTGCTCGCCGGACGAGCTGGCGGAGCTGACGGCCTGGGGCGCGCTCTACAAGGAGCTGCGGCCGCTGCTGCACAGCGGACGGGTGGTCCGCGCGGATCTCGGCGGCGACGCCGCGCTGCTGCACGGGGTGGTGGCTCCGGACGCGAGCGCCGCCCTGTACTGCTGGGCGCAGCTGGCCAGTTCGCCGGAGGCCCAGCCGGGGCGTATCGCGCTGCCCGGCCTGGACCGTACGGGGAGCTACCGGGTCCGCGTACGGACGGAAGCCGGACTGCCCTCGTTCCGCGAAGTGCTCGCGCCCGCCTGGGTCACGGCCGCCCTGGACGGATGGGTGGCGCTGCCCGGACCGGTGCTCAGCGGAGCAGGGGTGCCGATGCCGGTGCTCGATCCTGGGCAGGCGCTGCTGATCGAGGTACGGAGGGTGGCGGGGGCGTAGCGGACGACGCGGGCGCGGTCTGCGGCTGCGGTGGCCGGAGCGGGACGGTGACCGGCAGCTCGGGCCTGGTGGACGGCCGGGGAAGGGCCGGCGGCTCGGAAGCCGCGGACGACGGCAGCGGTGTCGGTGGCTCGGCTGCGGCCGACGACCGCAGCAGGGGCGGCGGCACCGAGGGGGTGGACGGGGTGGATGACGGTGGCGCGGCCGGCGGCTGAGTCGCGGCCGGTGCCGTGGCGGTCGCCCGGGTGAGGAGGACCACTCCCCGGGCGGCGGCCACCGCCCCCACCCCGGCGAGCAGCACCCCGACGGCCCCGCCCTGGAGGCGTTCGCCCAGCAGGGCCAGGCCGATCACCGACGCGGCGACGGGGTTTGCGAGTGTGACCATGGCGAGCGGGGCGCCGAGGCCGCCCCGGTACGCGGTCTGCGAGAGCAGCAGCCCGCCCACCGCGAAGGCCGCGACGAGCAGCGCCACGACGGCCGTCCGCCAGCTGATCGCCGGACCGTGGGTGTGGTCGGTGACCGAGACCGTCACGGTCTGGGTGAGCGCCGATGCGACGCCCGACACGAGTCCGGACGCGGTGGCGAAGCGCAGCCCGGGGCGTGCGCCCGGCCTGCCCGAGCGCCGTACGAGCGCCGCGACCAGGACGACAGCCACCGCCGCGATCCCCAGTGCCTCGGGCAGCGAGAGCGTCTCGTGCGGAGGCGTGCCCCCGGCGGCCAGCAGCAGCGCCGCCAGGCCGAGAAGCGTGAGTACGGTGCCGCGCCACTCGGTCCTGGCGACCCGGCGCCCGGCGAGACGTGCGCCCAGCGGGACGGCCGCGACCAGAGTGAGTGCGCCGAGCGGCTGTACGAGGGTGAGCGACCCGTATTTCAGCGCCGCCACATGCAGGAGGGCCCCTGCCGCGTTGAGGCCGACCGCCCACCACCAGGCGCCGTGGCCGAGCAGCCGCAGCAGCCCGGAGCCCGGCCGGGTACGGGACGCGAGACGCTCCTGAGCGACCGCGGCCGTCGCATAACCGACGGCGGAGAGGAGCGAGAGGGCGACGGCGGCCAGGGTGGCATTCACGGGCACGCTCCACGGGAGGCGAGCGCACGGGCGGGCGCGGAGTACGGCGCCCGTTCGACTGGTGTGGCGAGGGCACTCATCACCCCGACCCCTTTTCATCGCTTTGCACTGCGTAACAGAAGTTCGATCCGGAGTCCGGGGAGTCCGGATCACACGCCATCGAAACAACAGTGTACCGATACGGAGACGTATCGGTACACCAGCGTATCGGTACACTGGCGTATCGGTACGATGGAATAACGATGCTCCTCGTCACACGGAATAGGGAGAGCTCATGTCATCCCAGGACTCCGCGACGCAGCCCGCGACGGCGTCCTCGCGCTCCAAGATCACACCGGAGCGTGAGCAGGAGTTCTACGAGGCGGTACTGGAGCTTCTCCGTGAGGGCGGCTACGACGCGCTGACGATGGAGGGCGTCGCGTCCCGGTCGCGCTGTGGCAAGTCCACGCTCTACCGGCAGTGGGGGAGCAAGCCCCAGCTGGTGGCGTGCGCCCTGCGCGGCACCCGCGCCGGGAGTCTGACCAGCATCGACACCGGTACGCTCGCCGGGGACCTGCGGGAGGCCGCGACGTCGCTGGGGGCGCACTCGGGGCGCGACACCCCGCTGATGCACGCGCTGAGCCACGCGGCGCTGCAGAACCCGGAGCTTCTTGAGGCGCTGCGCGAAGGGCTGGTCGAGCCGGCGGCGGCCGCGATCAACGCGATGGTCACCCGTGCGGTGGCCAGGGGCGAGGTCGCGGCGGACAACCCGGCGCTGGAGTTCGTCGCGCCCCAGCTGCTGGGTGCGATGCGTATCCGGCCGATGCTGGAGGGCCACTACGGTGATGCGGAGTACCTCAGCCGCTTCATCGAGGGTGCGGTGCTTCCCGCTCTGGGGCTGGCGGGCTCCCGCGACCGCGAGACCCCGAAGGTGCCGGACCCCGCGAGTCCGGCCTGATGGACATCCAGAAGCCCGTGCCTGAAGGCACCCGGCCCTGAAGACTGGCGGCCGTCGCCGAGCGGATGACGGCGGACCGCCTGCGCCGCACCGTGGGGACGGGGGCGGCGCGCCCCTCCGCCCGGAGCCCGCCCGCACAACGGCGGACTCCGGGCGGCGCAGGGGGCTCCGGCGATCCGGATCGGTCCGCGCTCTACAACTCCTGGCGGAACGCATCGAGTCCGGGCGCCGTCTTCGTTGCGATGAACTCGGTGATCCGGTAGGTGCAGACGCCCGCGATCATGAACGGGTCCGTCGCGGTGAGTTTCTCCATCGATGTGCGGTCATCGCCGGCCGCGAGGATGATCCCGCCGTCGCGTGGGTTCTTGCGGCCCGATGCGATGAAGACGCCTGCCGCGTACGCCGCGTCCAGCCAGGCGACATGCTCCCCGAGCAGTTCGTCCACGCGCTCGATGGGGCCGGTGTAGGTCAATTCCAGTACGAACATGATCCGCAGGCTAGCTGTCGCTGTCCGGTGCGGCTGCCGTTCCCCGCTCCCGGTTCTGGTGCAGGTCGAGCTGGTACTCGATCGTCCGGTGGGTCGGCGTGTAGCCCAGCGCGTCGTTGACGGCCCGCATGGGCAGGTTGCCGTCCGCGGTGTCGGTGAGCAGTCCGCCGAGTGCGGGGTGGCGTTCGCGGGTCCGGTGGATCGTCTCGGCCTTCATCCAGCGCGCCAGTCCGCGCCCCCGGTGCTCGGGCAGTACGCCGGTGCCGTAATGCTGGGCGTCGCCCGTCCCGTCGCCTGGGACGACCAGTTCGGTGAACCCGGCGATCGAGCCGTCCGACTCGTCCACCGCCGCCACCGTGTACAGCAGGTCGCCCCGTTTGCGGACGACCGCGGCGGCCTCCCTGACGCGGTCCGCGTCCCAGACCACCGAGCCGTAGTCCGTCTCGCCCATCGGCATGTCGTCCATCGCGCGGTGTGCTGCCGCGAAGGTGTCGGCCAACTCGTCGGGGACCGTTCCGTCCCAGGACAGCAACCGGTAGCCGGGCCTGCGCTGCGCGACGATGCGGGCCAGGGCGGGGAGGTCCGCGTCGGCGAGCGTGAGCCGTGTGTAGGTGAGGCTCAGGACATCCCGGAAGCCCCGGCCCGCCAGGAAGGCCGCCCCATCGGATCCGGCTCCGGCCTGGGCGATGACAGTGCTGCGGCCGTCCTGCCGGGCGGCGTCCACGGCCGCTCCGAGCAGCCGCGACCCGGTGCCCCTGCGCCGCTCGGCCGGGTGGACCTGGAGTTCCAGTTCCGCGAGATGGTCCTGGCCCGGCTTGGTGAACAGCCGCAGGAACAAGGAGCCGACTGGGTTGCCGTCCGCGTCCGACGCCAGCCAGACCAGCCGGTGGCTCGACGGGTTGCTCCCCGGGTCTGTCAGTGGCGTGAGGCGAACGGACAAGGCAACTCCAGGGCCGGTGCGGACGGTTCGGGCGGCGAGGACGGTTCGGGCGGCGAGGACGGTTCGGAAGGCCCGGTGAACCTAGTCAGCGAACGGCCCCCGCAGCAACCGGATATCTGCCGGCGGACGGATGCCCGCCCCGCACGGGAGCCCCGGTGCCGCCGTGTGCCGTCTGCGGGCAGAATGCAGGGTATGTCCCGACGTACCCCCCGGCCGCAGAGGCCTCAGCGAGCTCGGCAGGCACAGCAGGCACAGCAGGCACAGCAGGGCCGCCGGGGCCGGCCGGCCGCCGACGCGCCCTGCCCCTGCGGTCTGTCCGCCCCGTACGGCGAGTGCTGCGGCCGCTTCCACAGCGGACAGTCCGCCGCACCCACCGCCGAGGCGCTCATGCGGTCCCGGTTCAGCGCTTTCGCCGTCGAGGACGCCGCGTATCTGCTGCGCAGCTGGCACCCGGAAACACGGCCGCCCCGCGTCGACTTCGACGCGGGGCAGCGGTGGCGGCGCCTGGAGATCCTGGCGACCACCGGCGGCACCGCCTTCCACACCACCGGCACGGTCACCTTCCGCGCCCACTACACCTTTCGGGGGGAGCCCGGCGAGCTTCGCGAGCACAGCCGGTTCGAGCGGTACGAGGGCGCCTGGGTGTATGTGGACGGGGTCGTGGAGGGTGACGGCGGAGCCGGGCAGGGATCCTGACCCCGGTCAGCAGGTGAAGTCGACCTGCTTGAACGTGACGTAGTGATCGGCGGTGTAGTAGTCCTCGGCGGTCTTCTCGCCGGTGATGATGCGCCGGGCCCCGCGGGTCGAGCTGCCCGGTGTCTTCACCGTGTACTCGTGGTAGTAGCCCGTGGACTGCGACGGCAGCACGCCCTCCCGGTTCTGGAAGACGACTCCGTCCTGTGAGTACGGGAACGGGCCGTTGGTCTTGATCAGGTCCAGCGTGTCGTGTGCCTGGGAGGGGAGGGCGCCGTAACAGATGGTGCCGCTCACGGTGGCATGGGCTTCGGTCGCGAGGAACACGGTAGGCGTGACGACGATCGCGGTGGCGATGCCGACGGCAGCAGCACGGGTGCGCAACGCGCGTAGAGTGATTCGCATGGGTCCAGGATGAGGGTGCCGGGAGCCCAGCGGAAGAGACGTGATGAACCGTCACTTCCGCTTTACCAGGGGGTAATTGACCTCTACCGAACTTTCACGCAATACGCATGCACCGGTCGGCACGGAGGCGGCAGGCGAAGGCCGCCGGGACGTCGCGTGAAGCTCCGCTGTGACCCCGCTTAAGAAATCCTCGATGGACTTGGGGGGCCGCCGCTCGGCAGATTGGTGCCGTCCACCGAACGTCACCGTCACGCCTGGAGCCGCCGCGATGAAGGCCCTTGTCAAGCAGCATGCCGAGCCCGGGCTGTGGCTCCTGGACGTCCCCGAGCCCGAGGCCGGACCCGGCGACGTACTGATCAAGGTGGCGCGCACCGGCATCTGCGGCACGGACCTCCACATCCGCTCCTGGGACGGCTGGGCGCAGCAGGCCGTCGGGACGCCGCTGATCCTCGGCCACGAGTTCGTCGGCGAGGTGGCCGATGTCGGCGCCGACGTCACCGACATCGCCGTCGGCGACCTGGTCAGCGGCGAGGGCCACCTCGTCTGCGGCAAGTGCCGCAACTGTCTCGCGGGGCGCCGGCACCTGTGCCGTTCCACGGTGGGCCTCGGCGT
This genomic interval carries:
- a CDS encoding roadblock/LC7 domain-containing protein, with product MIQQLGSMDWMLKELADGVPGIQQIVVLSADGLRIARHGGDPDGADRLAAACAGLQSLAAAVATEIPDSDGRMRLVVIEITGGFFYLMAAGTGSYLAVLTDERVEAGLVGAQMRDMVVRIGAHLASPPRHDGKAG
- a CDS encoding DUF742 domain-containing protein, with product MNSPPRRERRKAEPDSGDPERLYVITGGPDGGERAPLDLVTIVVSRAEPSPTVQPEQAAIVRLCKSPLSVAEISAYLRLPFSVVTALLTDLLAAELVESRAPIVRAALPDRALLEAVMHGLQKL
- a CDS encoding alpha-galactosidase, which codes for MTRTAPRTVQLRAAGVGLVVDLSAPLPRILHWGEDLGALTNEECAALALTADGAALHNALDEPRQFTVWPTEADGWSGTPAHQGHLAGIATTPKPRFVAAEESDGELVVRLTEDGAGLDLTLTYRLDRSGVLAVRTTVARRPDADPVPYDLSGVTTLLPLPRRASEILDFTGRWCRERSPQRRPLGHGSHVREQRRGRTGQDAPYLLTAGVPGFAFRTGEVWGVHIGWSGNQRWLAERLPEGAGAHAAVLGGGELLAPGEIRLAPGETYTSPVCWFSWSGTGLDGLADRFHALLRARPSHPVTPRPLTLNSWEAVYFDHRPERLVALADLAADIGVERFVLDDGWFLGRRDDTAGLGDWTVDTAVWPDGLTPLADRVHARGMQFGLWVEPEMVNLESELARAHPGWILGPSAGLGPGSRHQYGLNIGHPEAWAYLLTSLDAIVTRYSVDYLKWDHNRDLHEAVQRSADGRDRPGVHAQTEALYRLLDALRERHPGLEIESCSSGGARVDLGVLARTDRVWASDCNDPVERQAIQRWTGQLLPPELIGSHVGEARSHTTGRITDSSFRLLTALFAHAGIERDLGACSPDELAELTAWGALYKELRPLLHSGRVVRADLGGDAALLHGVVAPDASAALYCWAQLASSPEAQPGRIALPGLDRTGSYRVRVRTEAGLPSFREVLAPAWVTAALDGWVALPGPVLSGAGVPMPVLDPGQALLIEVRRVAGA
- a CDS encoding YchJ family protein, translated to MSRRTPRPQRPQRARQAQQAQQAQQGRRGRPAADAPCPCGLSAPYGECCGRFHSGQSAAPTAEALMRSRFSAFAVEDAAYLLRSWHPETRPPRVDFDAGQRWRRLEILATTGGTAFHTTGTVTFRAHYTFRGEPGELREHSRFERYEGAWVYVDGVVEGDGGAGQGS
- a CDS encoding DMT family transporter, encoding MNATLAAVALSLLSAVGYATAAVAQERLASRTRPGSGLLRLLGHGAWWWAVGLNAAGALLHVAALKYGSLTLVQPLGALTLVAAVPLGARLAGRRVARTEWRGTVLTLLGLAALLLAAGGTPPHETLSLPEALGIAAVAVVLVAALVRRSGRPGARPGLRFATASGLVSGVASALTQTVTVSVTDHTHGPAISWRTAVVALLVAAFAVGGLLLSQTAYRGGLGAPLAMVTLANPVAASVIGLALLGERLQGGAVGVLLAGVGAVAAARGVVLLTRATATAPAATQPPAAPPSSTPSTPSVPPPLLRSSAAAEPPTPLPSSAASEPPALPRPSTRPELPVTVPLRPPQPQTAPASSATPPPPSVPRSAAPAQDRAPASAPLLR
- a CDS encoding YciI family protein; translated protein: MFVLELTYTGPIERVDELLGEHVAWLDAAYAAGVFIASGRKNPRDGGIILAAGDDRTSMEKLTATDPFMIAGVCTYRITEFIATKTAPGLDAFRQEL
- a CDS encoding cytochrome P450, which produces MTTPFDHQPGTGAAVPPPQCPAHGLGPGGLRRLYGTEAEQDPMGLYEKLRAEHGPVAPVLLHGDVPAWLVLGHSENLYMTRTPSLFSRDSRRWRALQDGTAAPDHPLAPVFTWQPICVFADGAEHERLRGAVTDAMSHIDTRSTRRFINRYSNRLVNDFCQDGKADLVSRFAEHLPMMVMCQILGMPEEYSERLVQAARDMIKGTETAIVSNAFVMAALNRLVAQRRSVPREDFASRLITHPAGLTDDEVSQHMRLVLIAAYETTANLIANVLRMVLTDPRFRAQLSGGHMTVPEAVEQTLWDEPPFTTILGRWAVGDTELGGQQIKGGDALVVGIAAANIDPVVRPDPNASMQGNRAHLAFSGGAHECPGQDIGRAIADVGVDALLMRLPDVELALEEHELSWTGSLMSRHLDRLPVTFAPRPPQDIMVAPSPAAMPPPRADWEVTSHAPAAPPVVPQPAPPARATPVGTPPPAAAVPAQRGSAPKRLWRALTSWWRGY
- a CDS encoding GNAT family N-acetyltransferase, yielding MSVRLTPLTDPGSNPSSHRLVWLASDADGNPVGSLFLRLFTKPGQDHLAELELQVHPAERRRGTGSRLLGAAVDAARQDGRSTVIAQAGAGSDGAAFLAGRGFRDVLSLTYTRLTLADADLPALARIVAQRRPGYRLLSWDGTVPDELADTFAAAHRAMDDMPMGETDYGSVVWDADRVREAAAVVRKRGDLLYTVAAVDESDGSIAGFTELVVPGDGTGDAQHYGTGVLPEHRGRGLARWMKAETIHRTRERHPALGGLLTDTADGNLPMRAVNDALGYTPTHRTIEYQLDLHQNRERGTAAAPDSDS
- a CDS encoding ribonuclease, which translates into the protein MRITLRALRTRAAAVGIATAIVVTPTVFLATEAHATVSGTICYGALPSQAHDTLDLIKTNGPFPYSQDGVVFQNREGVLPSQSTGYYHEYTVKTPGSSTRGARRIITGEKTAEDYYTADHYVTFKQVDFTC
- a CDS encoding GTP-binding protein; the protein is MDSRSSDTIAGPRREDVLPDTATAAVKIVIVGGFGVGKTTMVRSVSEIRPLTTEETMTQAGVGVDDNSGVESKTATTVAMDFGRISISEQLVLYLFGTPGQERFWFLWNGLFEGALGAVVLVDTRRLEVSFDVIGRLEERGVPFIVAINTFPDAPRHRLEALRAALDLPDEVPIVDCDARQRASSRDTLMALMRYLHSLAMRRA
- a CDS encoding terpene synthase family protein, giving the protein MTIAPQQRLVQQLPAAPFYCPVPPGTHPAAASLNEATVRWMLQQHMDTDEQQRRRLTLCDFGGLTASTMPYGWIEPLTLMARLHAVLFSLDDGLCDESYATAGLLAQETGRIMRAVEAPYAAPSSGESARTAALRSIRLDLARHATPVQLRRWTEAMRVYTSGLVWEASWRSSPGLPSLDDYVTLWMRAIGMAPSTAMIEIAGGLTLADEELDDPRIRALTEMAWTLVSWDNDLYSRNKELLRADDDLNLIDVLAQEYGIDALRAQQEAVVMRDRVMVLFMRLRERALRDAGPQLRQYVNGLGQFVRGHLDWASVCPRYTVPGAPAAGPDGWWKRLPAVVDQDPLPLPSISWWWDQLDDGQ
- a CDS encoding TetR/AcrR family transcriptional regulator gives rise to the protein MSSQDSATQPATASSRSKITPEREQEFYEAVLELLREGGYDALTMEGVASRSRCGKSTLYRQWGSKPQLVACALRGTRAGSLTSIDTGTLAGDLREAATSLGAHSGRDTPLMHALSHAALQNPELLEALREGLVEPAAAAINAMVTRAVARGEVAADNPALEFVAPQLLGAMRIRPMLEGHYGDAEYLSRFIEGAVLPALGLAGSRDRETPKVPDPASPA